The following DNA comes from Naumovozyma dairenensis CBS 421 chromosome 4, complete genome.
AAATCTCTACTATGATTAGATGGAATTTGAGACCATACTTATTCATCTTGAACAACAACGGTTACACTATTGAAAAGTTAATTCACGGTCCAACTGCCcaatataatgaaattcaaaGCTGGGATCATTTGAAGTTGTTGGAAACTTTCGGTGCTAAGGATTATGAAAACCACAGAGTTGCTACCACAGGTGAATGGACCAAATTGACTGAAAACAAGGACTTCAACAAGAACTCTAGAATTAGAGTCATCGAAGTTATGTTACCAGTCATGGATGCTCCAGAATCTTTGATTAAGCAAGGTGAATTGACTGCTAAGATTAATGCTAAGAATTAAAATGATTTATGAAAGTATCActttaatatcttcatgAAATCTTTTTTTATCTACTTCATCCAAAAATATCCATTTTTTAACGACTGATGTACCTTACGTATAGACATAAACTATgtagattatatatatcatatgaattaaaagaatatagaCTCTACTTGAAATCTATTTGTAGTATTAAGATTAATTACGATCCGTTTGTAAAAATGTATTACAAAGTGTCCATGtctatttgaaaaatatgtatTTTGAGTTCAGTATGAATGTTTGTTGTCTATGCTTCTTACGAGTTTTAATACATGTATCAATAACACAACATGTGGTCGTCAATTTTTTACAACCGTGCAAGCAACTCATACCTCACAAACAATCTATCTAGATACCACACGGCCAAATAATGTTGATCACTACTAGTAGAGAAAACAATCTCTCCTTTCTCAAGAGAAGCATGGTCCTGACTATATGACTTTATGAAGGAGCCAGAAGGGGCATACCAATTTGTTATTGAACGACATAACAATCTCGTGAGGTATATATTGCGAACCCataaaaattttatttgcAAAAATGCGTATTTGAGGTAGATCAATCTCTTTCATTGTGAAAAAGAGACGATAACTTTTAGATATTAATAGGATTTACCAAATTGGAAAAACAGAATAACTTTTTGGAATATCACTATCATTTCGAACAATATATCAGATCATTCCAAATcaagattttttttttcttgcgatttaatgaattggtAATGGCCTATCAgagaatataattttataattGATCACATCGACCAATTGCACTTTCTTCGAAGAATTATCGAATTTCAATAACCCCAATGGGGTATCTAATTTAACAATCTTTCCCAATAACCTTTGTTTAGTCCCGATAAATAATGTTGccaattttttctcttgaTCAAGATTCAATAATCCAAATCTAACGATATCAATTTCACCATCATTGTATTTCGAGTAACGTGAATCTGGTGCATCAGTTGGTACAGTTTTGGGCATCTCAAGATCACCTTGAATTTCTAGCATGGTGTGACCTAATGGTGTCGGTATCGTTATCTGTCTTGCTCCATCTTGTGTTTCATGTAGGAGGGTTTGTAGATGAGAAGTAGTAATTTCTACTGCTGGCATAATCGTTTGGGGTCCGTTCTTGTTTGCAAAATCCTAATTGACTATTCGAAGTGCCTTAGAATGAATCACCTATATGCGAATTATAAACCTTTTTCTATCAATAAACCATATCTTTGTGACAATAATATCTCTTGACAATCTTCATTGTCTCtttgaaacttttcatGTTGAGATGGAAATCCCCCTCCGTAGTTGAGCGCTTATAAACTACGAGGGATGGATTCCGCGCATTTTAGAGctaatgatatatataatactaTACGTATTTGAGATTTGAGATGAGAAGATatatagatagatagattGTTGATGATCAATTGACAGTTTGACACACACATATACATTGACAGCCCACCAGACTTTATTCCATAATATACCATCGGACACACATATACAAAAGAAGATGCTACGCACGATAAGTACCATATTAAGCAAAGTCAATAACACAATTACAAATTCGAAGAAGACATTAATACAACGGTACACAGAGGATCTATCCCACATAACTTCTCAAATTCATGCTTTGGAAAGTAGTTTACAAAGGAGACAAGCTGTATTGgatcattttcaatcaCAATTGACTTTCTACGGGTTGAGTGCAATCGTTTGTCTTGCATCGGCAGCGTATTActattcttcttcttattctGAGAATGAGGGGAATACTGAATGGGTGTGGATAACTGTGTTAGTTTTGGGAGTTATATTGTTAGGGTTTCTTAAATGGGTAAGTTATAAATTGGAAGGATGGTATAAGGAGAGACAAGATAAGAAATTAAGTAAATTACGAGCTACACATTCTAAGAAGTTGGAGAGTTTGAAAAGAGAGACACAATTCCATGAGACAAATTCGATTATACAACGGTTTTCTAGTGGTAGTAatcaagatgatgatgcgATGGTCTTGATGGATGAACAATTAAGTGCaaaatatgatgaattcaatcaattgaagaatgaattgaataaattacaaaaggataatgaatttgttaataataaagagaaaagTGATGTTTGGTTTGATAAAGTTATCGGTATCCTTGCTGGTGGTAAcgatttaaataatacaattAGGCCAATTGTTTGTTCTAATTGTAAAAGACATACTGGTGCTTACAGGTTGTTAAACAAACCATTACAATATGTGTGTCCAGTATGCGGTTGTAAACTTGATGAGACGATCAAGAACCAACACGAGGAAAGAGAACCAAGTGCAGTTGATACAATTGACACTAAAGATACAAATGATAGTAATAAGAAGACAAAAAAGtctaaaaagaaaaatgggTCATTAAAAAAGGtatagtaataaaaaattatataattttttcatatatcatatatttctATTATCTACCACATGTTACACATCTTACTTGGATAAAGACATGATAGCGTTAACGATATCACCGTTATGTTCTTTCAAAGCCTTAATAGCTTTGTTCTTAGTGACATTGGTTTGTTGAATGACCAAATCGATATCTTCCTTAGATAAATCCCCTGCGTCAACTTCTGCGTCATCTTCTTCGACAGCAGCGATAGCTTCATCAAGGGCACCAGTAGCGGCAGCTTCCATATCAGCTTGAATATCTTGAGGAGACTTGGTAGCGATATCTTCGTTACTTGGTAAGATCCCTGAAGAGGCAGCTTGTTGTTGAGCAGCAGCTAATTTTTGAGTGAAATCGTCTACTTTAGCTTCACCAAAGACAACGTAGTTACCACCGACAGATCTGTAAACTTCTGGTTTTTCAATGGCGACAATTTCgttgttcttctttctgAAGGCAACTCTGATGATACCTGGGACTAATCTTAAACCCAATTTACCGATTAATTCTCTGGCCTTCTTTTCGTTCTTGTTCAAGATGGTGACGTTGGAGTTAGCTGGGATAGACATTGCTGTTGCGAGTGTTGGTATTTTTGCTTGTGTGGGTACAgattaattgaattggatGAAAAATAAGATCAATTGAGTAGTTTACAACTGACCATTTTGTAAAGCGGCTCTGTCACTCATTCAACTGAGTGGTTCGCTGGATGGATGGACAATACTGTTGTGAGAGATCTTCATTGTTGCAAGAGTAGTGGTAGTGGTAGTGGTACTGTAACTGTATTAGACTGGATTGTTTGGTTTgcaaaatttttttttcaagttCCAGAGTTTCCAGGAGGGTAACACATAATGTACTGGGCAGTTACCCTccttttaaaattattaggGTACCGAATTAGGGTAAAGCAATTTATAACAAGGGCTTAAAATATTAGGGTAAACTGCTCTTCCTAGGGCTTCCAACCGGACAAATACCAAAGAGAAAAGCAACAAACGACTTAGAGAAATCTACATGAGTGAGATCTCATCGATCGCTATTTGTAAAATACAATCTAGTTTCTACAAAGCGAGTGTATGCACTGAAGAAATGCACACAGACGTAGTATCACTTCCTATGATAAAACACATACTTTCCTGTacataaaaatatacatgCATGAttcctttattttctaagGGCAAAATAGATAAACTGTCTCTATATTTGCGAAGAAATTTGCATGATATACGGCATACTTTCATTCGGAGACCAATTGTAACAACAACACTGtactataataataataatcgtCCAGGTTTATCATCCACGTCTCCACAATtgcataataatatatcataCACGTTCCTCCATTCAAGAATACGATATATTCATACACCGAAGAGCAAGGGTAATGACTCTCCTCACGACACATCCAACACATTACAACATCTAATTGCAGAGAAAAATAGACGTCTATCACAAGCCACCAACATCttccaaaaattgaaaataaacatcCGTTGGATCCTAAAAAAATCATACAAGCCGTTCAATGCAGACGACATAAGTGCAGTCATCTCTTGGGTCCTAGTAAGCAAcgtaataatattcatcttATGGACCACCACATTCGTCTCCCTAATTATCTACTTATTAAATTCCATCTCATTACAAGATTACCTAGTGAAATCTATTGGTAATTTAATAACAAGAGGCACACCAAACTTATCAGTAATCTTTGAGGACGCCATAGTACCGGATTGGTCCTCTGGGAAGatcatattcaaaaatgtGTTTGTTTCAAGAAGACCCAAATTATTGAAGGGGTTCCAAAAGGGGTCACAAGAAGATGCCGTTCAAAGAGCTAACTTGGCCTTGACGGAGAAGAATCTGTTGTTTTTGTCACCGGAGTCTTCCTCTTCAGCGAATGAGAATGATTGGAATTATACGCAGTTTGATTTGACTATTGATAAAGTGGAgatttcattgaatttcaCCAAATGGTTGAATGGAAAAGGTTGTCTTGATGAAGTGTCTATTAATGGTCTTCGTGGGATTGTGGATAGAACTCATATACGATGGAAGGACAATGATGATCCGAGAGATTTTAGAAATGTTTATCAATTGGGAGATTTTGAGATTTcgaaattttcaatgaatgaTGGATTGTTTACTTTGTATCAACCTAATGGATTTAGACCGTTCCAAGTTAGTATATTTAATTGTGATTTACCACAATTAAGGAAACATTGGCTTTtttatgatattttgaaggCTACTAACGTTAGTGGGACCTATGATAATTCCATGTTTACCATTCATAGAACATTacaaaatacaaatactCAACAGGAGGCAACtaatgataacaataataataatgattctcATCATGGAGATAGTCCACCATGGAggaaaattacaagattaAGGGTAGATAATTTAGATGTAGAACATTTAAATAGAGGCATAGAGGGTCCATTTGGTTGGATCAGACAAGGTCAAGTAGACATGGTTGGTGATGTCTTATTGCCCGATAAAGAGGCGGATAAATCAGAAATCAAGGCAATATTGGCAGAGATTGGTGATAGGTTTTTAAATGAAGcgaaaaaattatcatcctCTTCCACAACTCGATCATCAAGAGACACTGAGAATACTACGATAGATCCTGAACAATACTTCATTATGAAATTCTTCcttaaattgaaaaacgTCAAGGCAGAAGTACCATTATTTCCCTCGgaattgaattatattaatGGTACATTAATACGACCCATAGTCGGGTATATAAATTCAAGAAGGACATATATCCCCATTGAATGTAAAGTGATTAAGAATGTGGCAGATTTTGAAGGGTCCTGGACCATCTATGATTCATATCTGATGAAGGATTTAAGTGCAGAAGTTTACGATGCATTTGCTAAATATGTAGCAGaccaacaacaacgaaAGAAACGGTTCAAGAGAATCAGTTTCTGGTCATTGCAAATGTTAATCCAGTTGGTTTTAATGAGTGTCGGTACCATAGCATAGCATAGcatattcatatatatatatatatatatatctctAAAGTGTGAAGCGGAGAGCGTAGCGCGATGTAATGATTTTTAGATATCAGGGGAATCTGCCTTTTTAaccttttatatatatgtagtACGTGCGCACGTATAACAATGGTCATGGATGGAATAGGAACGGGATGGCAAGTAACGACAGCAAGATATAATCTACCTGTAACCATCTTTAAGAGTGTTATTCTACTCATTCTATTCATTACATATTTATTGACACAAAGACTTCCCAAAACAGAACATTAGCactaatattaaataaaagaagTATAGCGAAAAAAGACAAAATGACTCGTCGCCCAGTAATACAATCCATATTCTCCCTCGGTGGTTCACTAGCCATGGTTAAAGGACTTAAAAGGGTACTAAGGAAATATGATCTCCCTGAAAACTGGTTAACTCCAACTCAAGGAAACAGCACGCAAGAGAACATCAACAAAACGAATGAATTAATCAGTATCCTACAGGAAGTATCCAACGCAATGCACTCTCGTGATGACATTAGTTTTAGTaaacaattagaagaagCAGGGGATGGAATCACATGGAAGAAAGTTGGGTTGTTTGTATTAAAAGAGTCGATTAATATGGATACAAAAATCGCTGCTGGAATTATTTTTACCATCTTATTTTTACCTTTATTATCAGCATTATTGTCTAATTCAATAGGTAAAAAATTGCGtaagaaaaagaatgatAATGTTGATTTTGCTACACAGACGGAACAAAGTCATCACTATGGGCCTGCAGAAAGGGCTTTACTACAATTTGGTAAGAGTAAATCGGAACCTATATTACTTGAGGATAATGATATCCATCCAATATTATCCAATCTGGCAGGTGAAAAAATAGAGGAAGGAAACCAAAGTGAGGAGGAAGAAAAGGGAATTACGGGCGGCAAGGAAGACGAAGGTAAAGACgaagaacaacaagaagaaggtgatgACTACGGGCAAGGAGAAAGTGAAGAAAACGTTGAAATTATATCCCCTgaagttgatgatgatttaaatgAGGAGGGAAATCATATTCAagtagaagatgatgaaaacaCCAACTCTTTCGAAAATGTTACAAGTttcagtaataatattgaagatatcaATTCATTCTTGAGGCCAATCGAGGAAGAGGAAGGTAATGtcaatgataataaaaataaagctGATAATGAACAAAACGAAGTTGAAGCTGATCAAGTTGAAGGTGCACAAACttcaattaaagaagataataatggagAGGATAGAAATGAAACAGACACTACTTACGATATGGCCATACGAACGATTGACTTTGGTGAAACCCCTTCCCCTAACTCATTAACCCACGACGTTGAGAATGAAACATCGACAACGAATAACTCTTCCTATAAACTCTCCCATCCAAATAACGCAGACGTGGCCCTAATACATTTGGAGCCAGATACGACTGCCCTAGAAAGGAATACTTTAACTTTCCCTGAAGAAATTCCTGATTTAAATGAAGCAGAAGCATTAGTTGGTGGAGAAGAAAAGTCCAAGGATTTAAGAGTATCATCTAATGGTTCTTTAAGTTCACATTCAAACAGTCCTCATATTCATGTTTCACCTACGAAATCAATGCATCCAGATGCACAAGTGAACAAAGAACAAGCATATTCTCAACCATTTACGTACTAAGAGCTTATATAACACTTTCAAAATCGAACGGCAATTATAGTTTCTTTACACGTAGAGTTACATAACATATACCAGACGGGGTATCTTCCCTGACATTTGTTTTATAACACGTTTCTCGAAATTACTGTTTTTTAGAAAACTCAAAACTAGAGGTATTTGAATCCCAGACGCAATTAAAACCATTTGATACATTTAGTAATACGGTTGAATTCAACGGTTTTGGAAAGATTTCGCTTGTTTGATTCGTTATACCGATCaataaaaaagatatcCGACTGAAGTATTTGGAATGGAAAGAGGTTGGAAAGTCCGAAATGGGAACATTTATTTCAAAGAGGAAGCTAGTCCTCAAGTAACGGAACATATATCTTAACAAAGTGTCACACACAGCCGAGGTACATAACAATCACTTAAAATCTTCACAGTTGATGTTACACGATtctcaaaaaaaataggCGCAATGAGTAAATACCTCtcataatgatattttcaaagaatgaGACAgtcatttttattatcaaatactTCCTAGTTTACCGAATTTTCcttgtttttttataacCATATTTTATGTATACGATATATAAAATTCGGTTACGTAGTTTCAAATAGATATGGTTGTAAGCCAAGGAATGGTACACAATTACTCTTTGTCTTCCTTGGCTAGTTATTACTCAACGTAAACTATTTCAAGACACATAACCTATGTTACTAGTCTGCGTTACCATTACGTATTTTACTCAACTTAATTTTACGTATAATCCTTTTAGAAGTTCCATTAATCTGATCGCGTTTAACGtgtgaaatttttcatgCAAACATGAGAAGCTCATCGCAAAAACTTTTAGTTTATATCTGTTATGATTTTGAATGTCAGAAGGACTTGAAGAACAGcaacaattttttcatacACACTTACTTAGCCAATACTTCAAGAATCTGCTACTTAAAAATTGTTAGGATATTAACAaggaataaataaagatacAACAATAATGTCCCACGAAGCATATCCTTTGGTAGACTTGGTGAAACAATTGGACCAAGCCTCTGGTTATGAATTTCAAACactattgaaaactttaaCTTCTCCAGTTTATATTAATGAACAAATATTGAAGTCTGAATTAGGTTTATTAAACACCAAGATTCTAAAATTGTTAAGATCTAgtgatgattttgatgttTGGAAAGGTTGCCATACCGCTGTGGTCATTTGTTCTTATAACCCGTTAGTTCTGTGTTCCCACGCAAGTCAATTATTAGCTGCTATCTATTCTAAATTGGAACAGAAGGTTGGTTATTATCAATCTACCATCTCAACTATGCAAGGCAAAACTCTATTGGAGACTTTAATCTCTTCATTATCCATCATTATGGATTTGATGAGAAATAAACCAACTGTATCTAGAGAAGGTTTGGTACCAAAATTAAGAGCTATCATTCCAACACTGATTACACTATCTCAAGATGAACCACAATTATGTTTACCTGTCTTACAAACTTTACTTAAGAGAAACTCTACCACATTCAAACCATTCGTGAATAAGTACCGAATTGTTTTGAGTAATTTAATTGTTAACCATTATCATTCCTTCGATAAAGATACTCAGACATTAATTTGTAACAATTTTGCATACTTGCATCTAATTAAGATTCAAAATGCTCAATCTAAAGGTACAGATATCGATGAGGCACAATCTCATCATAAATCATTTAGTGATGATACATGGACATCAGGACTTTTAAATATCTTATACCAATTTAAACCTATCATAGAACTATGTGGCGAACTATTAGATTTCAAACAAGACCAAGATTTACAAAGGATTATCGAAAGTTTACCTCATAGCAACGTCAAGAGCGATGatagtgatgatgataacgaGAGCGTTCATGATTTCCTTCcagttttgaaattggatATGAACGCACCATTGACGTTATGGCAAATTTCTAATCGTTTGAACTTACTAGTTGGTTTAATGAACAGTTTTATCAGCTTACCGACCCCATTTGCCATAAGAATTCCCATTGGTGGGATTAATGCGATTTGTGAAACTTTATTAAGTATGACGACCAAATATATCCCATTGAAAAGAGAGTTACGTCGTGAtcaagaattgaattcaataatcCATGATATTTTCCCACAGATTCAATTAAATGGTATTCATCTGTGGACGAACTTGATTCGATCATGTAATAAATGTTGTATTCCATTGGGTTCGAAGATACTATCGAATGTGGAACTGTTCATACCTTTAAAGAATAAGagtaatttaattgattttgaaagatgttATGCATTAAAGAATGAATTTGGTgatgttttcaaattgattaatATAGTTTTACCATTGATGGGTCAtcaatttaatgaaattgatccaattattaaattgattaatgTTGCCTTGTATCTTTCTGAAGATAAATCcttaattgattcaatttttaACCAACAGAAGGAACTTCAAAGTGCTGCGatgaagaataataataataatagcaataataagaaaaagaataaaaggGATCAAAATGTTGGAGCATTATCTGATTTATATACCCATCCTGAGGAATTTGTAATTACTACATCAAAGGAATGGTATGATGAAActaatcaatttttcattatgaTCTTAAACAGTTTGGTTCTCTCCAGTACACAACAAACCAGAATTATCAAGTATTCAGTATCCATTGcattatatttgaaatctaTAAACGATGAGATTCCTAGGAGttttattgatttaattaGATGCATTGTCTTACATCCTGGGTATGAAAAAGTTTCCATTTTACCAATTGCTGTTAATATCTTAAAGGAtgttaatgatgaaatgtttgatttattatgtCATCCAAGGTTACCTACCAATATGGTCTATCGTGTtaggaataataatgctaacgttgttgaagatgaagatgaagatgaagatgatggtAGAATGATAGTTGACGAAGAAACAGCAGCAAACGAAGCTGATAATGTCtctctttctttaaaaatgaCTGAGGAAAAGGAGAAAGTTGTTATTATGCCACATGTTGAAAGAAAAGTCGACATAATTGAAGACGAAACcaaaattttcaagaaGAGAGACATTGAAGATGTTCAACCAGAGATTGAAGAAACGACGAAGAGAGTTAAAATTGttaaggaagaagaaaaggtGAACAATGAAGTACCAGTTCAAGTTATCGACGAGAAAGCTTTTACAAGTAACATTGAGGATAAAGATAATGGTGAAGACGATAACGACGATGATTCGGAATTCGAAATTCCAGTTATTGATATaagtgatgatgaagatgaggaagaatagaaatatgtatatattcaataatagaACTGTTGATATGACATGAGAAAAAGTACAGATGTatagactatatatatgtatatttaaattataatgTACCatggaaagaaaagaaaaggcGAAGTTATTACTTACACGAAACCTTTTCTAAACTAAATCACAAATTCCCTTAACAACTGCATCTCTTGTCATGATAGAAAGGGGAGCAGGGCCACTCACATATTGACTAAAGAGATATCTGCCAATGATCGGATCTTCACAACGGCCCAATTTAAAGAACTCATCTCTTTTCTTACTATGAAAAGTCAATTGTAAAGCAccatcatttaataattgcACGTacaaatcatcatctttatccAATGCCCCTTTTCTATTGAACGCCTTCCTCAAATCCAATATCCCCTTATCTAAAGCTTCTTTATTCTTCTCAGCCTCCGGATGTTTCTTTATAGTTCTAATCATCCCGTCTCTCAAATGGTTGAAATTCGTGTTCCTCATTGGAGAAATCTTAGCCATCAAATTGATTCCATTATCTaacaattcattaattagGATTGTTGATTTGACAGGATCCATAAGAGCCAAGCGTAAGTTTTCTGCATGAGACTTGGTCGAATCGAAAGTATCAATGAATGCCTTTGATAAATAGTTGGAGTTAAACAGTTTTGGAATCATGTATTTGTCCTTATCAGCTACGTAAATACCTAGAGCATATACTTTAAATGTAACCACGGTTACTGATCTTACCCCAACACCTAATAGGGAATATTTTAGATCGAATGGGTATTTTGAAGGTGTGATTTTTTTGGGGAAAGGTGAGATTTGTGGGTCTACGTCGACGTATTGTTCTGTTTCGCTGATGCTGAAGTTCAAGTCTTCAAATTTGTAAGCTAGGAATGCAGCAGCTAATGTCAATGTTACGATGGCTGAGTTTCTAATAACATTCGAGTTTTTGATTGCTGGAGGTTctgtttgttgttgttgctgttggGAACGACCGGTGGTAGAGCTGAACTTCCTTTGGAAAGGCTTGTTGGATAACATCAAGGAGGTCAATCTTGATGATTTGGTAACTTGTCCGATAGCCTTTGCATTGGATATCTTAGTTACTTGTCTAAGGGATGTTTTGCTTATTAACTTTGTGAACGTCATTATTGTCATAAACGTCCTTATACTTTTGCtcaataatattagatATTATAAGCAGATATGATGTCCTTCGAAGTATTGTTGAACTTATaagataataattgaaATTACCCAAGATTACTTAAAAGTTTTACGAAGAAAAGTTTGGATATTGAGAGTGAGAGATCCTATCCTTGTTCGTTTATTCGACTGTGATTACTCGAGGATTGttcttgttattattaagcATGCAGCATAGCTTGCAGATCTCCCTTTGTACGGGCAGTTCTGAGGgaaaaaagtgaaaaattccTCAAAATTTTGAGAAATTTAGAAGTGTCACTAAAGGACAAAAACCGGTAAGTAAGGAGAAGGTGCAGATggagatgaagatgaagatggagAGGAGGACGGGTCCACGATACTTACGTACTCGAGAAAATTGATCTGTTGGTTTACACCTTGTAACTGTCATTATTGCATCAAAAATTGAGTAACGGTTAGATACTAgtatattcatatatatcatatatatatatatatatatatatNNNNNNNNNNNNNNNNNNNNNNNNNNNNNNNNNNNNNNNNNNNNNNNNNNNNNGGATTTCGC
Coding sequences within:
- the AIM18 gene encoding Aim18p (similar to Saccharomyces cerevisiae YHR199C; ancestral locus Anc_4.369); its protein translation is MTIMTFTKLISKTSLRQVTKISNAKAIGQVTKSSRLTSLMLSNKPFQRKFSSTTGRSQQQQQQTEPPAIKNSNVIRNSAIVTLTLAAAFLAYKFEDLNFSISETEQYVDVDPQISPFPKKITPSKYPFDLKYSLLGVGVRSVTVVTFKVYALGIYVADKDKYMIPKLFNSNYLSKAFIDTFDSTKSHAENLRLALMDPVKSTILINELLDNGINLMAKISPMRNTNFNHLRDGMIRTIKKHPEAEKNKEALDKGILDLRKAFNRKGALDKDDDLYVQLLNDGALQLTFHSKKRDEFFKLGRCEDPIIGRYLFSQYVSGPAPLSIMTRDAVVKGICDLV